A window of Kineococcus sp. NBC_00420 genomic DNA:
AGCAACGCCGAGACGCACGCCTCGGTGTGCCGGACGGCGCGGTCGTGGGCCAGCAGCACCACGGTGGCCACCAGCAGCCCGAGGGTGAGGACGCAGCGCACCGGGCCGATCTCGTGCAGGACGCCGGCGAGCCGCACGGTGCGGGGCACGGGCGCGGCGGCGCTCACGCGGGGCCCCCGTCGCGGCGGGCGCGGTAGAGGCGCTGCTCGGCCAGGGTCCACACCGCGCTGAGGTCGCGGGCCTCCCCGGAGGCCGCCCAGGCGGTGGTGGCGTCGAACCCGGCGGCCCGCAGGTGCGCGGCCACCACGCGCCCGACCGCGTCGACCTCCTCGGACTCCGCGTCGGGCAGGATCGCGCCGAACTGACGGGCGGTGAGCCGGGAGACGGTCGCGTCGGGCAGCGCCCGCACGACGGTCTCGGTGGCCTTCTGGAGGCGCCGGGAGGAGCGGACCCGGCCCAGGTCGACCACGAGGAGGGCGACCGGGACGGCGCGTTCCACGCTGCGCCGGTCCTCCTGCTGCAGCAGCGCGCCCCAGCCGACTCGGCTGGACAGCTCCGTCACCCGGTCGGCGGCGTCGACGCGCACCGAGCGCCGCTCCGTCTCGCGCTGGGTGTCGTCCGCGGCGACCTCGGCGGCCAGGGCCTGCGCGAGCAGCTCGGCGAAGGCCCCCATGAGGCTCTCCACCGCCGGCCCCACGGCCACGTCGGGGCGGGAGCTCCACCCGGCCATCGTCCCGAGCAGGCGACCGTGGTCGTCGCGCAGCGCGGTGCCGGCGTAGGCGGTCATCCGCAGCGCGATCGCCGCGGGGGCCCGCACGTAGTTGGGCACGAGGGTGATGTCGGGGGCGACCGCCGGCCCGAGGCCGTTGACCATGCGCCGGCACACCGTGTCCGACCAGGGGACGCGGTGTCCGACGTGCACGCCGGTCGCCTCGCCGGACACCGCCAGCGGCAGCACCGCCGGCCCGTCCAGGCGCCCGAGGTACCACGTGTCGAGGCCGGTGCTCCCCGCGAGGGCCTCCACCACCTGTCGTGCGCTGCGGCGCAGCGACGTCCCGGTCGCGGTGCCGGTCGCACGGGGGCGGGGTCGGGTGCGGAGCACCGACGTCCCCGGTGCCGGGACCGCGGCGCGGCTTGCCAGTTCGACCATGCTCACGGAGGAGGCATCGGCCCACGGGGAGGGGATCCTGATGCTCCGAACGTGTAGTAGAAGTTCCCCGGGCAGGTGTTAGAAGAAGGAGTGCAGGGCCACCGTGGGAATGCCGATGGGATGGGGTGACCGACACCTCCGCAGGGACCAGCGGGTCCCGCCGTCGCCTCCTGGTCCACCGCGCCGCCGTGCTCGGCCTCCCCCTCGCGCTGCTCGGCGGCGGGATCGGGGCGAGTGCCGTCGTGAGCGGGGTGCTGCAGCGGTCGGGGGCGGAGCACGCTCGTCTCGCCACGGACGCGGCCGCCGCCGAGGAGGCCGCCGCCCTGGGCGACGCGGTCCGCACCTACACCAGCACGCTGGAGTCGCTGGCGACCGTCGTGGGCGACCAGCCGGCGCTCACCGACGACGACTTCCAGGACCTCACCGCCACGATGACCTCGCTGCCCGGGGTGGCCAACCTGACCTACACCGTTCCCGTCGCCGACGACCCGCAGGCCGTGGTCCGGGCGCAGCAGGAGCTGCGGGCCCAGCTCGGGACGCAGCTCAGCCTCAAACCCCAGCCCACCACGATCGGTGAGCACCTCTTCGTCGTCAGCTACCGCGCGGTCGACGTCGTCGGTTCGGCCCTCGGCGCCGACGCGGCCGCGGTCCCGCAGATCGCGGTCGCGGCGACCGAGGCCCGCGACAGCGGTCGGGTCACCGTGACGGCCCCCTACGTCCTCCTCGCCGACCGCGTCCTCCCGGTCGAGCAGCAGCAGCAGTCCGTCCTCTTCGTGGCCCCCGTCGTCGGCGGTCCCGGCCAGGCCGACCGGGGCGTCTTCCGCGGCTGGGTCTCCGCCTCCTTCCGCACCGGCACCGTCCTGCGGTCCACCGCCGACCGGCACACCGCCGACCAGTCGGGTTCCCTGGGGGCGAATCTGACGCTGTGGGACACCACCGACGCGGCCGGCCCGCAGCGGCTCGCCACCGTCGATCCCGGGACCGCACTGGCGGACGTCTCCTCCGGTGCCGACGTCATCGCCGCCTCCCGCCGCTGGCGGTTGCAGGTGACCCCCACCGGGCGCGCCTACGCCGAGGAACTCGGCCACGCCCCGTCCGTCGCCTTCACCGCGGGCAGCACCGCGTCGTTGCTGCTGGCGGCCTTGCTGTTCTCGGTGACCTCCGGTCGCGAACGCGCCCGGCGCCGGGTCGAGCAGGCCACCGCGCAGCTCGCCGACGAGGTCGTCTCCCGCCGCCACAGCGAGGAGTCCCTGCGCACCCGCGAGTCGGAGCTGGGCGCCTACACGACCGTCGTCGCGGACCGGTTGCGCCTGCCCCTGGCGCGGCTGACCGCTCTGGCCGCCGCCTCGCGCGAGACGGAGACGTGGACGGCCGCCGACTGGCAGGACCGCCTCGACGCCGTCGACCACCGCCTCGACCGGGCCCGCCGGCTCGTGGACGACCTGCTCCTGTACGCCCAGGTCAGCGAGACGGCGCTCACCGAACGCGCCGTCGACCTCTTCGCCACCGCGACGCTGGTCGCCGACGAGCAGGAGGCCCTCACCGCCCACCTGCCCGAGGACCTGCGACCGCGGATCGAGGTCGGGCCGCTGCCGGAGGTGGTCGGGGAACCCTGGCTGCTGCACCAGCTGCTCGCCCGCCTGGTGGACAACGCGGTCGTCCACGCCCCCGCCGGGCAGGCCGCCGTGGTCACCCTCGGCGCCGAGCTGACCGGTTCGCGGTTCCGCGGGGAGGTGTGGCGCATCGAGGTCCGGGACCGGGGCCTGGGCGTGCCCCTCGAGCAGCGCGCCGGCGTCTTCGAGCCCTTCGCGGGGGAGGACGCCGACGTCGAGCTCGGCGGCAACCACCTCAGCCTCGCCATCTGCCGCCGCATCGCGCTGCGCCTGGGCGGGGACATCGGCGTGGAGGACGACCCGCGCGGGGGCAGCGTCTTCTGGTTCACGCTGCCGGTGCGCAGCACGGCCGGGGTCCTCACGGCCCCGGTCGCGGCTCCCTCGACGGCGGTCCCCGCGCTCGGCTGAGCGTCCGCGGGCCGGGCGCGTACTCTGGGGGGAGCTCCGGCGTCCGGTGATGCCGAGTGGCCCAGAGGGGCCGCGCCGGGAGACCGTCACAGACCGCACGAGAGGACAACCATGTCTTTCGAGTACCAGGTCCGGGACCTTTCCCTGGCCGAAGCCGGACGCCACGAGCTGCGTCTGGCCGAGCACGAGATGCCCGGGCTCATGGCGCTGCGCGCCGAGTTCGGCGAGGCCCAGCCACTGGCCGGCGCCCGCATCGCAGGGTCCCTGCACATGACGGTGCAGACCGCCGTCCTCATCGAGACCCTCGTCGCCCTCGGCGCCGAGGTCCGCTGGGCCAGCTGCAACATCTTCTCCACCCAGGACCAGGCCGCCTCGGCGATCGTCGTGGGCGCGGGCACCGTCGAGGAGCCCGCCGGCGTCCCCGTCTTCGCCTGGAAGGGGGAGACCCTCGAGGAGTACTGGGCGCTCGCCGACCGGATCTTCGACTGGGGCACCGACGCCGAGGGCCACCGCATCGGCCCGAACATGATCCTCGACGACGGTGGCGACGCCACCATGCTCGTCCTCGAGGGCAAGCGCTTCGAGGCCGCCGGGGCCGTCCCCGCGACGACCGAGGAGGACTCCGAGGAGTACGCGGTCGTCCTCGAACTGCTCCGCAAGAGCATCGCCGAGGACCCCGAGCGCTGGACCCGCATCGCGGCCCAGATCCAGGGCGTCACCGAGGAGACGACCACCGGGGTGCACCGCCTCGCGGAGTACTTCCGCAACGGCGTGCTGCCCTTCCCGGCGATCAACGTCAACGACTCGGTGACGAAGTCGAAGTTCGACAACAAGTACGGCACCCGCCACTCGCTGATCGACGGCATCAACCGCGGGACCGACATCCTCATCGGCGGCAAGACGGCCGTCGTGTTCGGCTACGGCGACGTCGGCAAGGGTTCCGCGGAATCCCTGCGCGGCCAGGGTGCGCGCGTCGTCGTCACCGAGGTCGACCCCATCAACGCCCTGCAGGCCGCGATGGACGGGTTCCAGGTCGTCCGCCTCGAGGACGTCGTCGAGACCGCCGACATCTTCATCACCGCGACGGGCAACAAGGACGTCATCATGGCGGCCGACATCGCGAAGATGAAGCACCAGGCCCTCGTCGGCAACATCGGTCACTTCGACAACGAGATCGACATCGCCGGTCTGGCGAAGATCCCCGGGGTCGAGAAGATCGAGATCAAGCCGCAGGTCCACGAGTGGCGCATCCCCGCGAGCGGAGACGTTGCCGCGCACAGCATCATCATGCTGTCCGAGGGGCGCCTGCTGAACCTCGGCAACGCGACGGGGCACCCCAGCTTCGTGATGTCGAACTCGTTCACCAACCAGGTCCTCGGCCAGATCGAGGTCTTCACCAAGCCCGCGGAGTACCCCGTCGGCGTCCACCGCCTGCCGAAGCACCTCGACGAGAAGGTCGCGCGCCTGCACCTCGACGCGCTCGGCGTGCACCTGACGGAACTCACGAAGTCGCAGGCCGAGTACCTCGGCGTCGACGTCGAGGGTCCGTACAAGTCCGACCACTACCGGTACTGAGTCCTCACCGCCGGTGTGACGCCCGGCACCCCTCGTGGGGTGCCGGGCGTTCTCAGTCCCCGGGGGCCCGCTCGGTCAAGGTGGGGAACACGTGTCCCGGGTCCTCGCCCTGTTCCAGCACCCGGCCGGCGGGGCCGAGACCGACGATGAGCGGGTCGGGGGTCCCCACGACGTCGAGGTCCTTGTCGTCGTAGGGGAGCATCGCCAGGACGTGGCGCATCGCCTCGATCCGGGCCCGCTTCTTGTCGTTGCTGCGGATCGTCGTCCAGGGCGCATCGGCGGTGTCGGTGTAGAAGAACATCGCCTCCTTGGCCTCGGTGTAGTCGTCCCAGCGGTCGAGCGACTGCAGGTCCATGTCGGAGAGCTTCCAGCGCCGCACCGGGTCCTCGGCGCGCGACGCGAACCGGGTCCGCTGTTCGGCCCGGGAGACGGAGAACCACATCTTCACCAGCCGGATGCCGCTGCGGACCCACATCCGCTCCAGCTCCGGCACCTGGCGCATGAACTCCAGGTACTCGGTGGGGGAGGCGAAACCCATCACCCGCTCCACCCCGGCCCGGTTGTACCAGGACCGGTCGAACAGGACGATCTCCCCGCCCACCGGCAGGTGCTGGACGTAGCGCTGGAAGTACCACTGCGTGCGCTCGCGGTCCGTCGGCTTCTCGAGGGCGACGACCCGCGCACCGCGCGGGTTGAGGTTCTCGGTGAACCGCTTGATCGTCCCCCCCTTGCCGGCCGCGTCGCGCCCCTCGAAGAGCAGGACGACCTTCTCCTCGCGCGCCTTGACCCAGCTCTGCAGCTTCAGCAGCTCGATCTGCAGGCCCTGCTTGAGCTTCTCGTACTCCTTGCGGGACATCTTCTCCTCGTAGGGGTAGCCCTCCCGCCAGGTCTCGTCGCCGCCGTCGGCGCTCCCGACCGCCTCTTCCACCTCGTGGTCCTTCACCTCGCGGACGTGCCCCGCGAGCGCCCCGGTGAAACATCCCGGTGCGCGCGAGCGCGCGAGCGCTGGTGGACTGGTGGGGTGAGCCACGTCGTCGCACCGGTCCGGTCGGCGCTCTTCGGCGACTCCCCGCCGTCGTCGTGGTGGGCGCCCACGACCTGACGCACTTCGTGCCGGTCCCGGAGGTCGTCGCGCACCTCGCCGCCGACCCGTCGATGTTCTCCGCGGACCGCTTCCACCCCTCCGCGGCCGGCTACCGCGCGATCGCCGCCGCGCTCGCCCCGGTGCTGCGCACGGCCGCGCGTGCCCTCCGGCAGGCCCCCTGAGATCCTGGCGGGGTGAACCTGGAGGACGCCGCGTCGTGGGCCACCATCGCCGGGGGAGTCGCGGTGCTCGCGGCGTTCCTGCGCGGGTGCGTCCTCGTGGCGATGAAGTACCACGCCCGGGAGGTCCGCCGGTGGGAACGGACCGAGGCGGGGCTGGACTCGGGGAGGTTGCGCTGGTGGAACGGGGTCCGGGCCCGGTGGCGACTGCTCTGGGCGAAGGGCCGGTTGCGCACCCGCCGGGAGGAGCAGGACTAGATCGACTCGCGGGACCCCGGTTTCTGCCCGACGATCTCGAGGTGGACAACAGCACCCCCTACCCCCTCGGCGTGACGATCCGCCAGGACGGGTTGAACGTCGCCCTGTACTCCGAGACCGCCGAGGCGGTCGACGTCGCCGTCTTCGGCGAGGACGGCGCCGAGACCCGTCACCGGCTGGCGCAGCGCACCGGTCACGTCTTCCACGGCGTCGTCCCCGGCGGCGCCGGCACCCGCTACGGGTTCCGCGTGCACGGCGAGTGGGAACCCGCGGAGGGCCTGCGGCACAACGCCGCGAAACTCCTGCTGGACCCCTACACCCGGGCGGTCGAGGGCCAGTGGGGCGCCGGCGAGGAGACCTTCGGGCACACCTTCGCCGACCCCGAGCAGCGCAACGACGCCGACTCCGCCCCGTCGGTGCCGCGTTCCGTCGTCGTCGACCCGTCCTTCGACTGGTCCGGGGACACCGCTCCGCGCACCCCGCTGGCCGACACCGTCGTCTACGAGGTCCACGTCAAGGGTTTCACCCAGCAGCACCCCGACGTGCCCGAGGAGATCCGCGGCACCTACGCCGGCCTCGCGCACCCGGCCGCGATCGAGCACCTCACCGACCTCGGTGTGACGGCCGTCGAACTGCTGCCCGTGCACCAGTTCGTCCAGGACTCCCACCTGGCCGAGAAGGGCCTGCGCAACTACTGGGGCTACAACTCGATCGGGTTCTTCGCCCCGCACAACGAGTACAGCGCGGCCGGCGACGGCGGTGGCCAGGTGCGCGAGTTCCAGGAGATGCTGAAGGCCCTGCACGCCGCGGGTCTCGAGGTCATCCTCGACGTCGTCTACAACCACACGGCCGAGGGCAACCACATGGGCCCGACGCTCTCCCTCAAGGGCATCGACAACGGCTCCTACTACCGCGTGGTCGAGGAGGAGCCGGAGAACTACTTCGACACCACCGGCACCGGCAACAGCCTCAACGTCTCCCACCCCGCGGCGCTGCAGCTGATCCTCGACTCGCTGCGCTACTGGGTGACCGAGATGCACGTCGACGGGTTCCGGTTCGACCTCGCGACGACGCTCACCCGGCAGTGGGGCGACGCGCACGTCCACTCCGCGTTCCTCGACATCGTGCACCAGGACCCGGTGCTGGCCGGGGTGAAGCTCATCGCCGAACCGTGGGACACCGCCGGGTACCAGGTCGGAGGGTTCCCGGCGCGCTGGTCGGAGTGGAACGGGAAGTACCGCGACGACGTCCGCGACTTCTGGCGCGGGCAGAGCACGCTCGGGGACTTCACGAAGCGTCTCACGGGCAGCCCCGACGTCTACGAGGCCGACCGCCGCTCCCCGCTGTGCAGCGTCAACTTCCTCACCGCCCACGACGGGTTCACCCTCGCCGACCTCACCGCCTACGACGAGAAGCGCAACGAGGCCAAC
This region includes:
- the ppk2 gene encoding polyphosphate kinase 2, translating into MKDHEVEEAVGSADGGDETWREGYPYEEKMSRKEYEKLKQGLQIELLKLQSWVKAREEKVVLLFEGRDAAGKGGTIKRFTENLNPRGARVVALEKPTDRERTQWYFQRYVQHLPVGGEIVLFDRSWYNRAGVERVMGFASPTEYLEFMRQVPELERMWVRSGIRLVKMWFSVSRAEQRTRFASRAEDPVRRWKLSDMDLQSLDRWDDYTEAKEAMFFYTDTADAPWTTIRSNDKKRARIEAMRHVLAMLPYDDKDLDVVGTPDPLIVGLGPAGRVLEQGEDPGHVFPTLTERAPGD
- a CDS encoding ATP-binding protein, translating into MTDTSAGTSGSRRRLLVHRAAVLGLPLALLGGGIGASAVVSGVLQRSGAEHARLATDAAAAEEAAALGDAVRTYTSTLESLATVVGDQPALTDDDFQDLTATMTSLPGVANLTYTVPVADDPQAVVRAQQELRAQLGTQLSLKPQPTTIGEHLFVVSYRAVDVVGSALGADAAAVPQIAVAATEARDSGRVTVTAPYVLLADRVLPVEQQQQSVLFVAPVVGGPGQADRGVFRGWVSASFRTGTVLRSTADRHTADQSGSLGANLTLWDTTDAAGPQRLATVDPGTALADVSSGADVIAASRRWRLQVTPTGRAYAEELGHAPSVAFTAGSTASLLLAALLFSVTSGRERARRRVEQATAQLADEVVSRRHSEESLRTRESELGAYTTVVADRLRLPLARLTALAAASRETETWTAADWQDRLDAVDHRLDRARRLVDDLLLYAQVSETALTERAVDLFATATLVADEQEALTAHLPEDLRPRIEVGPLPEVVGEPWLLHQLLARLVDNAVVHAPAGQAAVVTLGAELTGSRFRGEVWRIEVRDRGLGVPLEQRAGVFEPFAGEDADVELGGNHLSLAICRRIALRLGGDIGVEDDPRGGSVFWFTLPVRSTAGVLTAPVAAPSTAVPALG
- the glgX gene encoding glycogen debranching protein GlgX translates to MDNSTPYPLGVTIRQDGLNVALYSETAEAVDVAVFGEDGAETRHRLAQRTGHVFHGVVPGGAGTRYGFRVHGEWEPAEGLRHNAAKLLLDPYTRAVEGQWGAGEETFGHTFADPEQRNDADSAPSVPRSVVVDPSFDWSGDTAPRTPLADTVVYEVHVKGFTQQHPDVPEEIRGTYAGLAHPAAIEHLTDLGVTAVELLPVHQFVQDSHLAEKGLRNYWGYNSIGFFAPHNEYSAAGDGGGQVREFQEMLKALHAAGLEVILDVVYNHTAEGNHMGPTLSLKGIDNGSYYRVVEEEPENYFDTTGTGNSLNVSHPAALQLILDSLRYWVTEMHVDGFRFDLATTLTRQWGDAHVHSAFLDIVHQDPVLAGVKLIAEPWDTAGYQVGGFPARWSEWNGKYRDDVRDFWRGQSTLGDFTKRLTGSPDVYEADRRSPLCSVNFLTAHDGFTLADLTAYDEKRNEANGEDSKDGESDNRSWNCGAEGPTDDETVNALRDRQRRNLLTTLLLSAGVPMILGGDEMARTQNGNNNAYCQDDEISWFDWENADRELLAFTRDLLTLRRETSALRGAWYRGDGLDGSPDAVLSLRADGEPMTQAEWDDGNARAYAVQFKAEGSPTVLLLVNGATNPVEFTVPKPPAGPWKLAVSSDPQQDVGREVETLLVGEWSTTVLRSA
- the ahcY gene encoding adenosylhomocysteinase; the protein is MSFEYQVRDLSLAEAGRHELRLAEHEMPGLMALRAEFGEAQPLAGARIAGSLHMTVQTAVLIETLVALGAEVRWASCNIFSTQDQAASAIVVGAGTVEEPAGVPVFAWKGETLEEYWALADRIFDWGTDAEGHRIGPNMILDDGGDATMLVLEGKRFEAAGAVPATTEEDSEEYAVVLELLRKSIAEDPERWTRIAAQIQGVTEETTTGVHRLAEYFRNGVLPFPAINVNDSVTKSKFDNKYGTRHSLIDGINRGTDILIGGKTAVVFGYGDVGKGSAESLRGQGARVVVTEVDPINALQAAMDGFQVVRLEDVVETADIFITATGNKDVIMAADIAKMKHQALVGNIGHFDNEIDIAGLAKIPGVEKIEIKPQVHEWRIPASGDVAAHSIIMLSEGRLLNLGNATGHPSFVMSNSFTNQVLGQIEVFTKPAEYPVGVHRLPKHLDEKVARLHLDALGVHLTELTKSQAEYLGVDVEGPYKSDHYRY